The nucleotide sequence CAGGGTGATATGGGCGGTCAAGGCGGTCAGGGCGGCCAGGGTGATATGGGCGGTCAGGGCGGCCAGGGTGATATGGGCGGTCAAGGCGGCCAGGGTGATATGGGCGGTCAGGGCGGCCAGGGTGATATGGGCGGTCAAGGCGGTCAGGGCGGCCAGGGTGATATGGGCGGTCAAGGCGGTCAGGGCGGCCAGGGTGATATGGGCGGTCAGGGCGGCCAGGGTGATATGGGTGGTCAAGGTGACCAAGGCGGCCAAGGTGATATGGGTGGTCAAGGTGACCAAGGCGGCCAGGGTGATATGGGTGGTGAAGGCGATATGGGTGAATATGGCGACGGTTCCTCTTCGCCCCCTCACCCGGATGGCTATGTCAATCCATTCATTGAGCCCCTCTTTGATGGCGATTCGAGCGGTTCACCCGCCTGGGGGCTGGATGGCGATGCCGGAACCTGGACCCTGCCCATCGACTATGATGCCGTGGATCAGGATGGAGACACCTTTGTAATCTCTGGTGATTTAGTGGGAGATACCGGTGACTATCTGCCACCGGAAGCGAGTGGTCCTGATGAAAATGGGGATTACACCATCCAGAGCTGGCCCATTGAAAGTGTGACCGATAATGGTGATGGCACCGTGACCCTGAACGTGGAGATCGGTGAGTACAATGAAGCCGGTGACGGGGGCGGACCCGACGGTGAAGGCGGGCCTGATGGTGAAGGTGGACACCACGGTGAAGGTGGCCCCGATGGTGAAGAGGGCATGGATGAAGGAGTCACCGAATACAACGAGGATGGCTCCGGCACCACCACCTATCCCGATGGTTCGGTGGAAACCTTCAATACCGATGGTTCCGGCACCTGGACCGGGGCAGACGGCTCCACAGCCAGTTGGAATGCCGATGGTTCCGGTACCTGGACCGATGCCGATGGCTCCACCGGCACCATGAATGCCGATGGTTCCGGCTCAGCCACCTGGGCAGACGGCTCCACCGAGCAGTGGAATGCCGATGGTTCCGGCACCTGGACCGGGGCAGACGGCTCCACCGCTTCCTGGGATGCCGAAGGTAACGGTACCTGGACCGATGCCGATGGCAACACCGGTAGCTGGAGTTCAGATGGCTCCGAAACCATCACCTGGGCTGACGGCACCACCGAAACCTGGGGTGCTGACGGCAGCTATACCGTCACGGATGCCGATGGCAACATCGTCGAAGAAGGCCAGATGGAGACGGGTGAGTTCCATCACGATGACGGCGGCACCGAGGTGTGGAACGAAGATGGCTCCTGCACCTATACCGATGCTGACGGTACGGTTTCCACCTACAATACCGATGGCTCCGGCTCCACCACCTACCCGGATGGTTCTGTCGAAACCTGGGATGGTGATGGCAACTACACGTATGAAGGCAGTGACGGCACCACCATCATCGAAAATGCCGACGGTTCCGGCAGTATGGTGGATGACTACGGCACCTGCTCCTGGGATGCCGACGGCAATGGCACCTGGACCGATGTAGACGGCTCTACCGGTGTCTGGAATGCCGATGGCTCGGGTAGTTATACCGATGCCGACGGCTCCAGCGGCACCTGGAATGCCGATGGCTCGGGTAGCTATACCGATGCTGACGGCAACACCACCGAGTGGGATAGTGCGGGCAATATCCTCTAATCCGAGGAGACAACCTGATCGTATCTGAATGAATGCCTGATCTCTGAAAACCCCTCCGGTCACTGGTTCCTGATAAAGGCCGGAGGGGATTTTTCCTGGATCAAAGCACTTACTTTGCATCTGTTAAGCATCATGATTTCAGCCAGAGAGAGGGGAAGGGAATGGCCGAAGCAAAAAAAACCGCTAAGGCGGAAGCCTTGAAAAACAAGGCCAAGCTACAACAAAGACAGGCCCAGGCTTTTGCCAAAGCGCAAAGAATCAAGCATATGATGAGTAAACCCAAACCCCGGATCAAAGCACCACCCAGTTGACCGTTGGCGGCCTCCCACCCCTCCCTGCAATCCATCAGGAGAGAGAGGGGTGGAAGGCCGTCATATCCCGGGGTATGCATGGGAACTGTTTGCTTGAACCGAACCCTTTTCTTCCGCTCTCAAGGAAAGGGGAGATGATGTGCCACCTTAAACGTAAATTATTGTTTATATTTGACTTGTTTGATAAATTTTTTTTAGAACCCTTTTCTCTCACAGCCTCAAAAAACCAGCCAAAAAACCAGACCAGGCTTGGCCCCGGGGGTAGCGTTCCGTTATCTTGTCTCTGTTTGTCCTATAGCAATTCCATTTGAGAATTGGACATATGCTGTTCCTTTTTTGCCGTCATTCCCGCGAAGGCGGGAATCCAGAAGGGCTGGCACAAACCAGCCTAAAGCTTGGCGTCATTTTCAGCAAAATTCCCAGCTTCCTGAAGGTTTGATTTTTTCTTTAGTGCAAACATAATCTCCCTGGATCCCCGCCTTCGCGGGGATGACGTATCAGGAGAGTGTGCCCAGTTTTTAATAAAACGGCTATATCTCCTCCATACGCCCCATTTTCCAGGATCCAAAAGGGTGATATTTCTCCCATGACGGAGCCCACTGCCACCGCCAAAAAACCAGCACCGCCCCCATCCGGATCCCCCCCCGCCGGCGCCATCCGAAAACGGATCAAGCCCACCCCCCGCAAACCCCGCTCCGAAATCCCGGCTCGGATTATCCAGCTGCAACAAGAGGTCAAATATCTGGAATTTTCCAGAGACCTCACCCGGGAGTTTGTCCGCTCCACCGGCTCCATGAAAAAGGTGATGGATGAGCTTTTCAAGCGGGTGCTGGAGGTGATGGAAGCGGAGGCAGGCTCCCTGTGGCTTTTTGAGGCGCGCAGCGGACAAAATATCTGCCATCTGGCGGAAGGCCCCGCCAAGAAAAAAATTCTCGGTCTACGCCTGCCCAAGGGGGAAGGAATCGTCGGCCAGGTCATCGAGCGCAACCAACCCGAAGTGGTGCTGGACTGCACCGAGGATGAACGCTTCGCCTCCCAGGTGGATCAACGCACCGGCTTTAATACCGCCTCTTTGATCTGCACCCCCCTCTCCGACGGAGACGAAGCCTTTGGGGCGATTCAGATCGTCAACAAAAAAAGCGGCCTGTCCAAACGATTCAGTGACGATGACCGGCGTCTGGTGGAAGATCTGGCCCGAGCCGCCGGGGTCGCGGTACGCAATGCCCGGCTGCTGGAGAGCGAAAGCCGGGTGAAGGAGATGCACACCCTGATGGAGGTCTCAGGCCAGGTGGTCTCGACGTTGGATCTGGACCAGGTGCTGGTGATGACGGTGAACCTGGCCGGGGAGCTGGCGGAGGTCTCTTCCGGGGCGGTGGCCCTGCTGGATGAAACCAAGGATACCCTTTTTCTGGCAGCCCTCTCCGGTGGCCGTCCCCTGGACCCCAAGGATCCCACCCAGATCACTCTGTTGGGCTTTATGGAGCAGGTCCGCAAGGCAGGACGCACCTCCTATGTGGCAGATGTGGTGAAATATCGCAAGCAGAGCGGCGACAAACCCAACGCCTGGGCCGACTATCTGGAAGAGCACGAAATGAAATCCGCCTGGGTCACTCCCCTGACCGATGATGAAGGCACCCTGGGGGTGCTCTTTTTGGAGAGTGAGCAGGCCTATTTTGCCGCCAAGGGCAAAGCGGACATGCTGTTTATCCTGGCCAACCAGGCCACGGTCGCCCTGCGCAATGCCAGCCTCTTTCAAAAGATCCCCTTTGCCGCCGTGCTGGGTAAGATGGGGGAAGGCTCCAAGCGGCTGATTTCCGGCTGGCGACGTACTGCATTGATCGGCCTGATGGTGGTAGGCATCGTCTCCGGCCTCCACTATCTGCCGATTTTCCGTTCGGTCTCCGGCCCCTGCCTGGTGGAGTCCCGTTTTGGCCGGGGGATCTATCTGGAGGTGGCAGGCCGCATCAGCACCACCCACGTCAAGGAGGGGGATTGGGTCAACGCCGGGGACCACCTGGCCTCCCTGGACGACACCCCCATTCACCTGCGTCTGGTGGATGCCGAATCGAAGCTCGCGATCCTCGACCGGCAGATCATCGAAGCCAAAGCCGCTTCGGACACCTCGGCCATGAGCCGAGCCACCATCGAACGGTTTGCCGCCCAGGCTGAAGCCCGACAAGCCCGCTTGGATATGCAAAAAGTAAAAATCCGCGCCCCCATGTCCGGCATCGTCCTCACCCCCCGGCCAGCAGAGCTGATCGGTCGGGAGTTTGCCGTCGGTTCGGAAATCCTCCGCCTGGCCGATCCCGGGCGTTTTACGGTGATGGTGGAAATTCCCGAAGAGGATGTCCTGGATATCCAACCCGGACAGCCCGTCCGTGGGGTACTCCGCTCCCGCCCCGGACAGGGCTTTCGCGGCGAGGTGGTCCATGTGGGGCGGGCTTTCAGTGTGCCGGTGGAAGCCTTGGAAGAGGGGGTGATGGACACCACTCCCCCCGAAGGATTCGCAGCTGAAGTAAAGGTGCTGCAAAGTGACGTCACCCTGCGCCCGGGCATGACCGGACAGGCAGAAATCGCCACCCCCGAGACCTCCATTCTGGTGCGTTTCATGCGGCGGATGATCAACGCCTACACCTTCTGGTTTGGCGGCTAGGCCGTGGAGCCCCCTCCTCCCTTACGTTCCGACCTGAAAGTTCGTGAGCTGACCCAGCGGGGTGAGACCACCTTTATCCTGAAGGAGCCGGATAAGGGGAGCTATTTTCGCTTCGATGCCGAACAATATTTAATGCTTACCCTGTTTGACGGCAAGCGGGATGGGGAGGCTCTGCTCGCGGCTTTTGATGAGGCGAGCGAGGTGTATGAATATGATCTGGAGGGGCTGCAGGAGCTGGCCCAATCGGCCCAATCCTATCAGCTGCTGGAGCGCAACCAGGAAGAGCTGAGAGCCGCCTATCTGGAAAAGCTCCGCAGCCAACGCCGGGGGCGGCGTTTGCAGGCGGAAGGGTCGATGCTCAACATGCGCTTCCACCTGGTGGATCCCAACCGCCTCTTCAACAACACCATCGACCGGGTGCGTTTTATCTGGAATCCGGTTTTCGTCAAGGGCAGCTTTGTATTGATGGCCCTGGCGATTTTTATCGGCTTTGCCAACGGCACCCGATTTTTGGATGATTTTGAACGGGTCTTTTTTTATTCCCAGCAAGGGGTCTGGAATTTTTTCAACATTTGGCTGGTGGCTCTGGGGGCCATCGCCCTCCACGAAGTGGGTCACGGCCTCACCTGCAAACATTTTGGCGGGGATGTGGACGACATGGGCTTTTTGCTCCTGGTCTTTCAGCCCTGTCTTTACTGCAACGTCAACGACGCCTGGCTGTTTGAAAACACCCGCCACAAAATTTATGTCGCCCTGGCCGGGGTTTGGTTTGAATTGATCCTGGCTGCCCTGGCGGTTTTCATCTGGCTGCTGGTGGATGTGGATCACCCCATCGGGCGCATCGCCTTTATTCTCATGACCATCTCCACCGCCTCATCGCTGTTCATGAACCTCAACCCCCTCATGAAATTTGACGGCTATTATATTCTTTCGGACTTTTTGGAGATTCCCAACCTGCGGCAAAATGCCATCGCCTGGTTTTCCTACCAACTGAAAACCCGGATTTTTCGCCTGGAGATGGAACGCCCCCTGGAGAGCAACCGCCGGGAGGAGCGAATCTATCTGATCTATGGATTTTTGATTGTGGCCTATCTGACCATCATGTTGTCGGGTATTGCGCTGATTGGTTACGATTTTATCGCCCAGGGGATGGGGACTTTCGGCATCATCGCGTTTTTGATCGTCGTACTGAAGCTGGTGCGACGTCTCACCGGCTCCTGGGCCGCCACCCTCAAGGAGGTTGGGATGAAGGTGTTGTTTTCGACCCCCCGCAGACGAGTTACCTCCGGTATCATCGGGGCGCTCTGTCTGTTTCTGCTCTTTTTCTGGAGCCCCCGGGTCTCCATCGTCACCACTGGTGAGGTAACGGGGCAAGCGCTGGTGTTCCACGCCCCGGAGAGCGGCGCCATCACCGCTGTGGGGTATGGCATGGATCGGATGGTGCGGGCGCTGGGACATCATGCCCTCCAGGAAAGCGCCCTTCCCCACCACCACGCTCCAGCAGAAGCCATCGATCAACAGCGCCCCGCCGGAGATGACCCCCTCGATCCCCTCCCCACCAGTCAGCGGCTGCTCTTTCGCATGGAGGCCCCGGAACTGGCCCTTGAGATCAGCCGTCTGGAAGCCCGGGAGCGGGGGCTTCTGCTGGATCGGCAGCTGGCCAGAATGTTGGATGATCGGGGGGGAATGCGCCGCTCCCTGATCCAGATCGATTCGGTCTCCCAACAGATCGCCTCCCTCAGAGAGCGCCTGACCCGCCTGGATGTGATGGTTCCCCGGGGCAACTGGCAGGTGGACGGCCCGCCACCCATCACCCTGGAGGGACGTTATTTCCATCGGGGAGAGCCGATCATCACCCTGATTCCAGCCCACGCCCGAGAGATGAACGTCCTGCTTCCCCAATCGGATCTGGCTCTGGTAGAGTCTGGAAACGGGGCGTTGATCCGCCTGCTGGGAGATCCAAAACAGATCTATACGGGAAAGGTGCACCACGTCACCCCGGTGGCCAAGGTGGATGGCCCCAACCGACTGTTTCAGGTGCGCATCGGCCTGGAGATCCCCCCGGGCTCCTCCCCCCCGCCCCCCGGTTTGAGTGGCGAAGTGCGAATCGTGGGAGATAATCGCCCCCTCTGGGAACACCTCCTGAGACCCATTCGCTCCACCCTGCGGGCTGATTTGTGGATTTGACCGAGAAATAAGTAGAGGCAAGGAGAGGTAACGCGGGGTGGTGGGAGACAACAGGCGTGAAGCTGGGAGATGAAAGAGCGGGCACGGGGAGAAGGGGTGTGATAAAACCACGGAGTGGCCCTGATCGATGGGGTCCACCATGCGATTGGAAAATATTCGAAACCAGCATCACCGGGAGAGGGATGTAGCGCCCATGAAAATCCGGCAAACAAACCATCACCACCCACCCACCTGGTCCATCTCGGGTATCGGGGGATGGCTGGCTCTCTGTCTGCTGCTGGTGAACATCTCTGCCGCCCAGGGGGGAGAGGATCGGGATCTGTCGGTGCATCTGCGGGGGGTGGTGCTGCCAGTCAAGCAGTCAAAGCTGGCCCTCTCCCAGTCGGGCACCCTGGTCTCTCTGATTCGGGAAGGAACGGTGGTCAAAAAAGGGGCGGTGCTGGCCCAACTGAAAGAGCGCTCTCCCCGTCTGGAGGTGGCTCGGATGAAGGGGGCGTTGGCGGGGGCCAA is from Magnetococcales bacterium and encodes:
- a CDS encoding HlyD family efflux transporter periplasmic adaptor subunit, whose product is MEPPPPLRSDLKVRELTQRGETTFILKEPDKGSYFRFDAEQYLMLTLFDGKRDGEALLAAFDEASEVYEYDLEGLQELAQSAQSYQLLERNQEELRAAYLEKLRSQRRGRRLQAEGSMLNMRFHLVDPNRLFNNTIDRVRFIWNPVFVKGSFVLMALAIFIGFANGTRFLDDFERVFFYSQQGVWNFFNIWLVALGAIALHEVGHGLTCKHFGGDVDDMGFLLLVFQPCLYCNVNDAWLFENTRHKIYVALAGVWFELILAALAVFIWLLVDVDHPIGRIAFILMTISTASSLFMNLNPLMKFDGYYILSDFLEIPNLRQNAIAWFSYQLKTRIFRLEMERPLESNRREERIYLIYGFLIVAYLTIMLSGIALIGYDFIAQGMGTFGIIAFLIVVLKLVRRLTGSWAATLKEVGMKVLFSTPRRRVTSGIIGALCLFLLFFWSPRVSIVTTGEVTGQALVFHAPESGAITAVGYGMDRMVRALGHHALQESALPHHHAPAEAIDQQRPAGDDPLDPLPTSQRLLFRMEAPELALEISRLEARERGLLLDRQLARMLDDRGGMRRSLIQIDSVSQQIASLRERLTRLDVMVPRGNWQVDGPPPITLEGRYFHRGEPIITLIPAHAREMNVLLPQSDLALVESGNGALIRLLGDPKQIYTGKVHHVTPVAKVDGPNRLFQVRIGLEIPPGSSPPPPGLSGEVRIVGDNRPLWEHLLRPIRSTLRADLWI
- a CDS encoding GAF domain-containing protein, translating into MTEPTATAKKPAPPPSGSPPAGAIRKRIKPTPRKPRSEIPARIIQLQQEVKYLEFSRDLTREFVRSTGSMKKVMDELFKRVLEVMEAEAGSLWLFEARSGQNICHLAEGPAKKKILGLRLPKGEGIVGQVIERNQPEVVLDCTEDERFASQVDQRTGFNTASLICTPLSDGDEAFGAIQIVNKKSGLSKRFSDDDRRLVEDLARAAGVAVRNARLLESESRVKEMHTLMEVSGQVVSTLDLDQVLVMTVNLAGELAEVSSGAVALLDETKDTLFLAALSGGRPLDPKDPTQITLLGFMEQVRKAGRTSYVADVVKYRKQSGDKPNAWADYLEEHEMKSAWVTPLTDDEGTLGVLFLESEQAYFAAKGKADMLFILANQATVALRNASLFQKIPFAAVLGKMGEGSKRLISGWRRTALIGLMVVGIVSGLHYLPIFRSVSGPCLVESRFGRGIYLEVAGRISTTHVKEGDWVNAGDHLASLDDTPIHLRLVDAESKLAILDRQIIEAKAASDTSAMSRATIERFAAQAEARQARLDMQKVKIRAPMSGIVLTPRPAELIGREFAVGSEILRLADPGRFTVMVEIPEEDVLDIQPGQPVRGVLRSRPGQGFRGEVVHVGRAFSVPVEALEEGVMDTTPPEGFAAEVKVLQSDVTLRPGMTGQAEIATPETSILVRFMRRMINAYTFWFGG